The nucleotide window AGGTCAGGTGCTCAGCCGAGCCGTGGGCTCCTTGCAGAGCAGGCTGGGCTGTGTGTTGGTGACAAGATCACAGAGGTGAACAGCGTGAGCCTGGAGAACATCACCATGAGCAGCGCCGTCAAGGTCCTCACCGGCAACAACCGCCTCCGCATGGTGGTCCGGCGGATGGGCCGCGTGCCAGGCATCAAGTTCTCCAAGGAGAAGACGGCGTGGTGAGCAGGGCGTCCCCCACGCCAGCACCCCAAAGCCCAACCCCATGGAGGGCATGGTGGGGAGGGTCagtggggatgctgggggacagggaggatCCCAGAGAAGGGgacccccagggtgggggggtaTTGGAGGTCTCTGACAAAGGTGGGGAGAGCCCAGGGTGGGGCACAGGATGGGATAGGAAAGTCTGGAGCAGGCAGGGTGTGTGCAAGCCCCATCCTCaacatccccatccccatcactCTCCTCCACTGGGTGATGCCAATGGGCCCCATCCTGCTGGAGGACGAGAGCCGGACCCTCGAGCCCCCCCAACACTGTGCCCGTGCTCCAGGGTGGATGTGGTGAACAGGCGCCTGGTGGTGGAGAAAAGTGGCTCGACGCCATCTGAGAGCGGCTCTGAGGACGGGCTGCGGCGCATCGTCCACCTCTACACCACCTCCGATGACTACTGCCTGGGCTTCAACATCCGCGGTGGCAGGGAGTTCGGCCTCGGCATCTACGTCTCCAAGTACGGCTGCCCTGGGGGGCATGAGGGGGACGCAGCGCCCCGATGCCCGCCGTGCCCAAGCTGGGGCTCGGCATCCCCTCCCTGGCAGAGCCCTCTCATAAGACTGGGCATCACCACTGTGGGTGCCGGGGCACAGGCCACCCGGGTGGAGgtgtggggcaggagcagagctccGGGGAGGGCTCGGCCCCATCCCgcccctcccctgctgccctaGAGTGGACCCCGGGGGGCTGGCGGAGCAGAACGGCATTCGGGTGGGAGACCAAGTCCTTGCAGCCAATGGAGTCAAGTTTGAAGACATAAGCCATAGCAAGGCAGTGGAGGTGCTCAAGGGGCAGACTCACATCATGCTAACCATCAAGGTACCCACACGCGGCCCTGCGGGACCCCTGGGCGAGGGGGGGTGGTCAGCATGTCCCCATGCTGGCGCTGCCCCAGCTTGGCTGGGAGCCCACGGGGCTGGTGCGGCTGGTGGCTGGTTGGGTTTCAggcgggtggggaggggaggggggatgcATTATTCATGGCTGGCACTGGATCGGGTTCGCCCGGCGTGTGCTGACCCCCTCGTCCTCTCCCCCTGTGCCTAGGAGACAGGACGGTTCCCTGCCTACAAGGAGATGGTGGCCGAGTACTGCTGGCTCAGTCGCTGTAAGGGCAGTGCTGCGCGGGTACTGGCAGGGACACTGGACTGGGGCGTggcggggctgggacccccatGCAAGCAGCATTTGGCCACCGTGGGGAGGGAGAAGGTCCACATGCCATGGGAGTCCCATGGCCTTGGAGAGGGCATGGAGCTCCCTGTGCCATGGTTAGCATCCCCACAGTCCTCATGGGCTTGCAGGGTCCTACCTGTCCCCAGTCCTTGGACATGTCCCCATCCTTGGAGGGGATATGAAGATCCCTATGCAATGGCCAGCAGCCCGCTGGTCCCCACGACTCTGTGGGACCGCACATGTCCCTTATAAGGCACGCAGAGCTCCCCATGTGACGGCCAGCAGCCCTGCAGTCCCTATGGCCCTACGGGTCCCCACATGTCCCCACAGATGCCCCACAGTGTGTCACCCCATGTCCCCACTGTGCCTTTGCAGTGACCAacgggcagctgcagcagctgtctCAGGCCTCGGAGACCagctcctccatctcctcctacTCGTCGGGGCCGGCACCGGGAGTGGTGAACGGGGTGGGGACAGCCGCCTCGGGACCCCCTGCCCGCACTGTGGACGTAGCCATCTCCACGGAGGACGGGCCACGGCGGAGCTGGGCACGGGAGCGTGCCGAGCGGGCCATGCAGACTGAGCCGGCCGCCGAGGGGCTGCCAGAGACACGTCGCACGGTGCGGCCCCCTGAGCTGCTGCGGGACACGGCCATCCGGGGCCAGGGCGCCCGCGAGCCCCCCGGCACCCACCCGCGCCGGACCTTCGCCCACTCACCCAAGACGGCGCTGCTGCTGGCGCTGAGCCGGCCCCGGCAGCCCATCACGCGCTCCCAGAGTGACCTCACTGTCGCCGGTAGGCACCAAGGGCATGGCCCATGTGTGGGACTCGCCCCTGGCTGGGGTCCCCTTCCaaccctgcacccccagccctgggagTCCCACAGCTAAGCCCCGGCCCCACGTGGAGCCTGCCCGCTGCTCGAGCATCCTATAGCCCCTGACCCACATGGATACCTGGCCCCCTGCTCCTGGACATCCTATAGCTGAGTCCCTGGTCCCTACCCTGGCACCCTATAGTCCCCAGCCCATAGGGACTCCTGGCCACCAGCCCTGGGCATCCTATAGCCCTGTGTAGCCCCAGGCCTGTCCCTGGGGCTTGCTGGGCACCCCAGAGCCCAGCCCTATGGCACCTGGAGACCTGCTGCACCCGACAGCAGGACTCTCTTCCAGGCAGTGCCCCCCAGTAGCCCCTCCAACCCCCCCCACCAAGTTCCCTGCCCCCAAACACCATCTGGGGTGACATCCCCTGGCCTCTCCACTCCAACCCCCCCCTCTGTCTCCAGAGGAGAAGCGGAAGAAGGAGAAGCCAGAGGGACAAGGGACACGGGGGGGCCCCCCGGGGCTGCACCGCTCCAAGACCCTCGTCAACCTCTTCTTCAAGGGGGGCCGTGCCACCAGCCAGAGCTgggccccccccagccaggagctCCCCGCCTCTGACCGCCGGGCACGCGCCAAGTCCCCTGGGCGCCCCGATGGGGACAGAGGTAccggggtgggggacagggcagaGAGGGACCCAACCTGGGAGTGGTCTCCCCTTCTGTGGGCACCCGTTGTGGCATCCCTGGCATGGAGGGGGGcatggggtgggggtccccaggCATGAAATTTTGGCAATGGGCAGCAATGCCGCTGGCCTCCCCCAAGCGCTCACACCTCTCCATCTACCTTGCAGTAGGCGCTGTGCAGAAGTTTGTCATCCGGAGCCTGAAGCGGGGTAACGGGGGTGCCCGTGTGCCCGGCAGGGGGGTTGGTGCCGCAGGGCAGGCTCTGCATGCGCCTGGCTCCGCGCTGCATGTGTCTGTCCAGCTCTGGCATGGAGTGAtctgttggggtggggggggcatgGGGGTTTTTGTGGGATGCCCAGGGCAGCCCTTGCCCTGCTGGCCACCCCTCCTTGCTGTGCCCCCCCAGAGAAAAGCCGCCGTGCCAGCATCCTGGGCCCTACGGGCATCGCCGCCCTGCAGCCCAACGGCAGTGACCCCGAGGCCCGGCTCCCGCACATCCAGGACACGGCCGCACGCCTGCTCAGCCCCGATGAGGTGACGGCCGTGCTCCGACACTGCTCCCGGGTAAGGCACTGCAGGCAGGGCGTGGGCAGGGTGGTGCCGGCACCCCCGGGCTCATCCCCGGGCAGCTCCTGCATCCTGCTGGGCACTGCCATCAGCGCTACGTGCCCACGTTAAGCTCTgggaggtaaactgaggcacggggcggggggtggggggcacccgtCCGCTGACGCCCCTCCTGCGCCCACAGTACCTGCACGAGGGCAGCGTGGAGGATTTGGTGCGGCCGCTGCTGGCCATCCTGGACCGGCCTGAGAAGGTCCTGCTGTTGCGGGATGTGAggtgggtggtgctgggggtACCTCGATACTGCCCAGCTGGGTGGGATGGACCCAGAGCCTCACGTGCTCTCTTCAGCCCTGATCACACTCCATCCCAGAGACTGCCACAACCTGTCCTCTCTCTGCCCCGGCAGGAGCGTGGTGGCCCCCACGGACCTGGGCCGGTTTGACAGCATGGTGATGCCCCTGGAGCTGGAAGCCTTCGATGCCCTGAAGAGCCGCTCAGGTAGAGCCTGGCCCCCTGGGGACCTTGGCCGGtggggggcagcgggcaggggtgGGTACAACTTGAGGGGTGACCGGTGGTTCTCCCTGACTGCAGTGCGCTCACCTGCCCTCCGCCCGGCCCACCACGACATCCCCCCCAAGAGACACCTCATCACACCAGTGCCTGGTGAGTGCCACTCCACGGGGTCTGCCTGgccgccgggctgccccacggtggggggggggtgcagggtggaGTGGGTACGGGGGCAatgtgggggaggaggaagggagctgGGATGCCTGGGTGCAGGGCGTCCCAGGGGAGAGGGCATCTGCTGTCCCTGGGTGCTGGGAGTCCCTGGAGTAGCAGGATCTGGGAATCCTGGGTgtctgggggtcctggggaggaCCTGGAGTCCGTGGAGAAAGCTGGGGTgcctgggggtccctgggtgtcaggtcctggggaggggagctggggtgTCTGAAGGTCCCTGGAGGAGGAAGATCTGGGGCCCTTGGTGCCGAAGGGGTGTCTAGGTAGCAGAGGTCCTGGGGCTTTGGGGTCCCCAGGGGATGCCTGGGTGGCAGGGGTCCCAGGGATTGGGGCTGTGGGGTCCCGTGGGATCCCTGGGTGGCAGGGGTCCCAGGGAGTGGGACTGTGGGATCCAAGGGGGATCCCTGAGCCCCTCTCGTTACAGACTATCGGGGTGGGTTCCTGCTGAAGCCAGTGGGGACCGCAGAGCCGGAGGaagctggggggctgcaggcgagcccggcccggccgcgggcctcccccagcccccgccGGCTTCACCCCCGCACCTACACCCCGCTCCCCGACGTGCCAGTGGATGCCTACGCCTGCGCCAGCCAGCCCCTGTCCGccgccagcccccggccccccaactggctgctggcagagccccCCCCGGGCGAGGGGCACGGGCACTCGCACAGCCCCTGGCCAACCTGTCGCAAGGATCCCCCTGGGACGGTGCCCGACAGAGAGGCCGAGGTGGTGGGGAAGACCCGGCGGGCACGGCCCCCCCTTGCACCTCTCTTTGGGGGGCCAGGGGgtgaggcaggggctggggcagccacCAATGGCCCTAgggatgctggcagggaggaagaggaggaggaggagtatcGGCTGCTCACTGTCACCCTCTCCAAGCTGAAGCACTCGCTGGGTGGGTGGCACATGGGTGAGACCCCAGGGGTGGAGTGGGGACGGGCTGGGGACCGGCTGGGGACCCTCCTCCTGGCACCAGCATCACTGGTATGGGTGGCACTCCATTGGCAAGGGGCACCCCATTTAGGGGGCAGGGGGCAAAACCCTGAGCAGTCCTCCAAAActggaaggggagaagaggagctgcccctgccccagcccctcgtCCCTCATCTGTGTAGGACCTACCAAAACAGGGCAGGAAGGACAGAGGCACAGCTGTCCAGGGGAGGGGGTGCCATGCCTGAGAGCGGGTGGGGGTCCCAGCCTGCCTGGATGCGAGGGTCTCCCGGTTCCCTTGCAGGGATCAGCATCTCCGGTGGCATCGAGTCAAGGGCGCAGCCGGTGGTGAAGATCGAGAAGATCTTCCCTGGGGGAGCCGCCTTCCTCAGTGGCATCCTCAAGGTATGGGGGGACCATGGGGGGGACCCAGCACACCCCAGGCGCTGGGCAGGCATCCAGACCCCCCCATCCCATGGTGCCACTGGGTGCTGGCAGTCCTCCGGCACCCCAAAGCAGTTGCACTTCACCCCACTGCCTTCCCTCAcgggggccaggctgggcaggagctggtgtCAGTGGACGGGGAGAGCCTGCAAAACGTCACCCACCAGAGGGCTGTGGACATCATCCGCCAAGCCTACCGCAACAAAGCCAAGGAGCCCATGGAGCTGGTGGTGCGGGTGCCTGGAGCCCCCCTGGAGTGATGCTGCACCCCCCCCTTCGAGGACCCATCCTGTGCTCCTGAGGAGCTGGATGGCTCATTCCTGCACTGAGCTGTGGCCAGTCTCAGCACAGCCACACGGTGTGAGAGCCGGACCCACCCCATGGGCATGGAGGAGCTGCCTACAGCAGGACCCGAGGGGAGGCACCACTGGCAATGCAGGAGGAGGACAGGTGGCCCCTGACCCTGCTCCGGACACACAGACACAGCCCTGAAAAAACCACAGCCAGGGGCTTGTTTTTAATCAGCGTTTCCAGGCAGTACACGGGCAAGCCGGGCTCTGGGAACAGGACACGAccaaaataaagtacaaaaatcCCCCCCTGGACCTGGGGGCGACCAAGCCAGCGCTGGGCACGGCCAagcttttcctttggttttacGTCCCTGGGTGCCCAGCTGGGTCccccccacctctgcccaccccaggggtgtccccagggtgtccccagctGGCACCCCCAGCACCGTGCCCCTCTCCCCTGGCAGACTGGGCATCACAGGGGCATGGGCCAGgctttgttttgggggagggaaacAGAGGGATGCTGGGGGCAAGGGCATGGGAAAGGCACTGAGGGCAAGCTGCCCCGTGGCAGAGGTGAGGGGGGCACAGACAGGCAGGGTGTGAGCTGGGAGAGGGTGATATGTTTTGGTAGGTCCTATAAAAATAGACTTATTTAAAATGGCACAGAAACAAATCCCCTGACAAACAcatggggagcagggggagggaggcCAGCATGGGCAGGGCACACACCATCCCCTCTGGAAGCGGCCGGGTGACGGTGCCAGCAGGGATGAGAGGGAGGGGACAAGCCAGCCCTCTGCCTGCCCAAGGTGACCCTGGCTGAAGCCAGTGCCACTAATCCTCCGGGGCACTAAGAGGATCAGCAGGAACCAGCTCCGGGCGGCCCCGAGGCTGGGACTCGGCCCCCACCTTGCCCCACATCTCACAGGCAACTCCCTGCTGCTGTGGGCGCTGGTGCACCCTTGCCCCAACACCTccatgctggggagggggcagcgccTGCGGTCCCTTCTGCCCCCTCCCAGTGCCAGCGGTCTCTGCAGAGCCAGGGGGAGAGCAGGGATCCCCTGGAGCCCCACAGCTCCCAAAATCCCAGGGGCTGGAGGCCCCTCCTGCCCTCCGAGCATGGGGTAAGGGCAGGCAGCATCTCAGATCTCTGTGGCCGTGATCTCCTCGAAGGGTGGGTCAGGGCCGGGGGGGTCACAGGGGTCGGGCGGGGAGTCCTCCCCCTGGAGCCGGAGATGCTGGAGCCGCTGCTCGAGCCGCCGGTTGCGGCGGTACATCTGGATGTAGCTGTATTGCAGCTGCTTCTGGTAGCGGATGACCCGCTCCTTCTCGCCCTGCCACGTGCCACGCTCCTGCTCGAAGGCGTCCCGCTGCTCCTGCCCCCGCTGCCGCTCCAGGGCCACCTCCGCCCGCAGCCGCTCCAGCTgccgccgcagccccgcgccgccccggggCTCCTCGCCAGATTGGGGACATCCCTCGCCGGGTGGGGGGCACCCCTCGCCGGGTGGGGGGCATCGCCCACGGGTGGCTTCCCGCAGCCCCGCCAGCTCCTGCTCGAGCCGTCCGGCTTTGGCGCGGAAGAGGTCAGCCTCGCTCTTGCGGCGCTGCAGTTCGTTGGCGCAGACCTCCAGCTCCAGCGCCTTCAGGCGGGcggcctcctgcagcccc belongs to Harpia harpyja isolate bHarHar1 chromosome 10, bHarHar1 primary haplotype, whole genome shotgun sequence and includes:
- the PDZD7 gene encoding PDZ domain-containing protein 7 isoform X2, producing MAQGWDATLSGMTAGSQSRSSSSEASLAPRCLLSKQSRLLNGATRGSRATSPMGRVILINTPIEASSNESDIINAITVEKSVDGKLGFSVRGGSEHGLGIFVSKVEEGSAAEQAGLCVGDKITEVNSVSLENITMSSAVKVLTGNNRLRMVVRRMGRVPGIKFSKEKTAWVDVVNRRLVVEKSGSTPSESGSEDGLRRIVHLYTTSDDYCLGFNIRGGREFGLGIYVSKVDPGGLAEQNGIRVGDQVLAANGVKFEDISHSKAVEVLKGQTHIMLTIKETGRFPAYKEMVAEYCWLSRLTNGQLQQLSQASETSSSISSYSSGPAPGVVNGVGTAASGPPARTVDVAISTEDGPRRSWARERAERAMQTEPAAEGLPETRRTVRPPELLRDTAIRGQGAREPPGTHPRRTFAHSPKTALLLALSRPRQPITRSQSDLTVAEEKRKKEKPEGQGTRGGPPGLHRSKTLVNLFFKGGRATSQSWAPPSQELPASDRRARAKSPGRPDGDREKSRRASILGPTGIAALQPNGSDPEARLPHIQDTAARLLSPDEVTAVLRHCSRYLHEGSVEDLVRPLLAILDRPEKVLLLRDVRSVVAPTDLGRFDSMVMPLELEAFDALKSRSVRSPALRPAHHDIPPKRHLITPVPDYRGGFLLKPVGTAEPEEAGGLQASPARPRASPSPRRLHPRTYTPLPDVPVDAYACASQPLSAASPRPPNWLLAEPPPGEGHGHSHSPWPTCRKDPPGTVPDREAEVVGKTRRARPPLAPLFGGPGGEAGAGAATNGPRDAGREEEEEEEYRLLTVTLSKLKHSLGISISGGIESRAQPVVKIEKIFPGGAAFLSGILKAGQELVSVDGESLQNVTHQRAVDIIRQAYRNKAKEPMELVVRVPGAPLE
- the PDZD7 gene encoding PDZ domain-containing protein 7 isoform X1, producing MAQGWDATLSGMTAGSQSRSSSSEASLAPRCLLSKQSRLLNGATRGSRATSPMGRVILINTPIEASSNESDIINAITVEKSVDGKLGFSVRGGSEHGLGIFVSKVEEGSAAEQAGLCVGDKITEVNSVSLENITMSSAVKVLTGNNRLRMVVRRMGRVPGIKFSKEKTAWVDVVNRRLVVEKSGSTPSESGSEDGLRRIVHLYTTSDDYCLGFNIRGGREFGLGIYVSKVDPGGLAEQNGIRVGDQVLAANGVKFEDISHSKAVEVLKGQTHIMLTIKETGRFPAYKEMVAEYCWLSRLTNGQLQQLSQASETSSSISSYSSGPAPGVVNGVGTAASGPPARTVDVAISTEDGPRRSWARERAERAMQTEPAAEGLPETRRTVRPPELLRDTAIRGQGAREPPGTHPRRTFAHSPKTALLLALSRPRQPITRSQSDLTVAEEKRKKEKPEGQGTRGGPPGLHRSKTLVNLFFKGGRATSQSWAPPSQELPASDRRARAKSPGRPDGDRVGAVQKFVIRSLKREKSRRASILGPTGIAALQPNGSDPEARLPHIQDTAARLLSPDEVTAVLRHCSRYLHEGSVEDLVRPLLAILDRPEKVLLLRDVRSVVAPTDLGRFDSMVMPLELEAFDALKSRSVRSPALRPAHHDIPPKRHLITPVPDYRGGFLLKPVGTAEPEEAGGLQASPARPRASPSPRRLHPRTYTPLPDVPVDAYACASQPLSAASPRPPNWLLAEPPPGEGHGHSHSPWPTCRKDPPGTVPDREAEVVGKTRRARPPLAPLFGGPGGEAGAGAATNGPRDAGREEEEEEEYRLLTVTLSKLKHSLGISISGGIESRAQPVVKIEKIFPGGAAFLSGILKAGQELVSVDGESLQNVTHQRAVDIIRQAYRNKAKEPMELVVRVPGAPLE